One genomic segment of Desulfovibrio sp. UCD-KL4C includes these proteins:
- a CDS encoding TnsA endonuclease N-terminal domain-containing protein, with protein MSKRNSGLTEAKIKRWIKEGRGAGRGPAYSPWLRVRDIPSKGRSHRVFGHKSRRTHHLFSDLELAVFLTLDWSPKTTEIREQFPLQQGVTLELAKEASIRHPQVSGTLQVMSSDFLVNSSDSTRPKFVLQVKYAKDLSDPRTVEKLELERRYWAYKEVLH; from the coding sequence ATGTCAAAAAGAAATAGTGGCTTAACAGAGGCAAAGATCAAAAGGTGGATCAAAGAAGGGCGTGGAGCTGGGCGTGGTCCGGCTTATTCTCCTTGGTTACGAGTCCGTGATATTCCTTCTAAAGGTAGGTCCCACCGAGTTTTTGGGCACAAATCACGGCGAACACATCATCTATTCTCCGATCTTGAGTTAGCTGTCTTTTTAACTCTTGATTGGTCTCCCAAAACAACTGAAATTCGAGAACAGTTCCCGTTGCAACAGGGCGTCACCCTTGAGTTGGCAAAAGAGGCCAGCATCAGACATCCTCAAGTTTCAGGAACTCTCCAAGTCATGTCCTCAGACTTTCTGGTCAACTCCTCCGATTCCACTCGCCCGAAATTTGTACTGCAAGTAAAATACGCTAAAGACTTAAGCGATCCAAGGACTGTGGAGAAACTTGAGCTGGAACGACGCTACTGGGCTTATAAAGAAGTTCTTCATTAA
- a CDS encoding Tn7-like element transposition protein TnsE — protein MNESVAGRGKARAEWNTINDTTDNDHLFERKFTCFSNMVDRLKANRWCEFISLDTKSLPRRGRSKKHLLSTDGSPRCVAIVQFKIRDKHIVFLEVDTSDAVKPISTLAILVRDAAKLKYQIGKVMSEFVTDSLTWPTILLSDYYGKCGYVRIPHPESKSGNKGVLLPNSVNGWANRCLVAVRKLR, from the coding sequence ATGAATGAATCGGTGGCTGGACGTGGTAAAGCCCGTGCAGAATGGAATACAATTAATGACACAACAGATAACGACCATTTGTTTGAGAGAAAATTTACTTGTTTTTCAAATATGGTCGACAGATTGAAAGCTAATAGATGGTGCGAGTTTATTTCTTTAGATACCAAGAGCTTGCCCCGACGAGGCCGAAGTAAAAAACACCTTCTTTCAACTGACGGAAGTCCAAGGTGTGTGGCTATTGTTCAGTTTAAGATAAGAGATAAGCATATAGTCTTTTTAGAAGTAGATACCTCTGATGCGGTGAAACCTATTTCAACGTTGGCTATATTAGTACGAGATGCGGCGAAATTAAAATATCAAATAGGTAAGGTAATGTCCGAGTTTGTAACTGATTCTCTAACATGGCCTACAATATTGCTTTCAGATTATTATGGTAAATGTGGATATGTCAGAATACCGCATCCTGAATCTAAATCTGGAAATAAAGGAGTCCTACTCCCTAATTCGGTAAATGGATGGGCTAATAGGTGCTTAGTCGCTGTCAGGAAGTTGCGTTGA
- a CDS encoding type I restriction-modification system subunit M has translation MTSTQQRAALQRQIWQIANDVRGAVDGWDFKQYVLGTLFYRFISENFASYIEAGDESINYADLPDSVITPEIKDDAIKTKGYFIYPSQMFANIVKGANTNESLNTDLASIFADIENSANGYPSELDIKGLFADFDTTSNRLGNTVTDKNTRLSAVLKGVAELNFGDFHDSHIDLFGDAYEFLISNYAATAGKSGGEFFTPQHVSKLIAQLAMHKQTSVNKIYDPACGSGSLLLQSKKHFDAHIIEDGFFGQEINHTTYNLARMNMFLHSINYDKFNIQLGNTLSDPHFGDDKPFDAIVSNPPYSVKWKGSDDPTLINDDRFAPAGVLAPKSKADFAFVLHALSYLSSKGRAAIVCFPGIFYRGGAEKKIRQYLVDNNYVETVISLAPNLFFGTTIAVNILVLSKHKTDTTTQFIDASGLFKKETNNNILTDKHIEQIMQVFDSKEKIDHFAKSVDSDQIASNDYNLSVSSYVEAKDTREVIDITKLNAELKTTVVKIDQLRKDIDVIVAEIEGDDE, from the coding sequence ATGACAAGTACGCAACAACGTGCAGCGCTGCAACGCCAGATCTGGCAAATCGCTAACGATGTACGAGGCGCAGTAGATGGCTGGGATTTTAAACAGTATGTGCTCGGCACTCTGTTTTATCGTTTTATCAGTGAAAATTTTGCCAGCTACATCGAAGCCGGTGATGAGAGCATTAATTACGCGGACTTGCCCGACAGCGTTATCACTCCTGAAATTAAAGACGATGCCATTAAAACCAAGGGCTACTTCATCTATCCTAGCCAGATGTTCGCTAATATAGTCAAAGGAGCCAATACCAACGAAAGTTTAAATACGGATCTCGCCAGTATTTTTGCCGACATCGAAAATTCCGCCAATGGCTACCCGTCGGAGCTTGACATCAAAGGATTGTTTGCTGATTTCGACACCACCAGCAACCGTCTCGGCAACACCGTTACCGACAAGAATACCCGTTTGTCCGCTGTGCTTAAGGGCGTGGCCGAGCTGAACTTCGGTGATTTTCACGACAGTCACATCGACCTGTTTGGTGATGCTTACGAATTTTTAATCTCAAACTATGCAGCCACTGCGGGCAAATCCGGCGGTGAGTTTTTTACTCCGCAGCATGTTTCTAAGCTGATTGCCCAACTTGCCATGCACAAGCAAACCAGCGTTAATAAAATTTATGACCCTGCTTGTGGGTCTGGTTCCCTTCTGTTGCAATCCAAGAAACATTTTGATGCGCACATCATCGAAGACGGTTTCTTTGGGCAAGAAATCAACCACACCACCTACAACCTGGCGCGTATGAACATGTTTTTGCATAGTATTAACTACGACAAGTTCAATATCCAGCTTGGCAACACCCTGAGTGACCCTCATTTCGGTGATGACAAACCATTTGACGCCATTGTCTCCAATCCGCCTTACTCGGTGAAATGGAAAGGCTCAGACGATCCAACTCTGATTAACGATGACCGCTTTGCCCCTGCGGGTGTATTAGCTCCCAAATCCAAGGCCGATTTTGCCTTTGTGCTGCATGCGCTCAGCTATCTTTCCAGCAAAGGACGTGCAGCCATTGTCTGCTTCCCCGGTATTTTTTACCGTGGCGGTGCCGAAAAGAAAATTCGCCAATATCTGGTGGATAACAACTATGTCGAAACCGTGATCTCGCTCGCGCCCAACCTGTTCTTCGGCACCACCATAGCCGTCAACATTCTGGTGCTCTCGAAGCACAAGACCGACACGACCACCCAGTTTATTGATGCCAGCGGTCTGTTCAAGAAAGAGACCAATAACAACATTCTCACCGATAAGCATATCGAGCAGATTATGCAGGTGTTCGACAGCAAAGAGAAGATCGACCACTTTGCGAAATCTGTCGATTCTGACCAGATAGCTTCCAACGACTACAACCTGTCGGTTAGCTCCTATGTAGAAGCAAAAGACACACGCGAGGTAATTGATATTACAAAGCTCAATGCCGAGCTGAAAACCACTGTCGTCAAGATCGATCAGCTTCGAAAGGATATTGATGTGATTGTTGCGGAGATTGAAGGGGATGACGAATGA
- the fic gene encoding protein adenylyltransferase Fic, with protein sequence MILENKLGISDQIELAKVEEKISKQKAKQLFESGDIKKVNIGTFEGLVFIHSYLFGEIYDFAGKIREVNIAKGNFRFAPLMYLEAALKHIDSMPQSNFDEIIKKYVEMNIAHPFREGNGRATRIWLDLILKKEIRKVIDWNQVDKEEYLSAMERSPVKDVEIKVLLKSALTDQIDDRALFMKGIDVSYFYEGYSEFKTEEL encoded by the coding sequence ATGATTCTGGAAAATAAACTAGGCATCAGTGATCAGATTGAACTGGCCAAGGTCGAAGAGAAAATAAGTAAGCAAAAAGCCAAGCAGCTGTTTGAGTCGGGTGATATCAAAAAGGTAAACATCGGAACATTTGAAGGACTCGTATTCATTCATTCCTATTTGTTTGGTGAAATTTATGATTTTGCCGGCAAAATACGAGAAGTGAATATTGCCAAAGGAAATTTCCGTTTTGCGCCGCTCATGTATCTGGAAGCAGCCTTGAAGCACATAGATTCCATGCCGCAAAGCAACTTTGATGAAATAATTAAAAAATATGTAGAGATGAACATCGCCCATCCTTTTCGCGAAGGTAACGGCCGCGCAACTCGCATCTGGCTGGATCTCATTTTGAAAAAAGAGATTCGAAAGGTCATCGACTGGAATCAAGTCGATAAAGAGGAATACCTGTCCGCCATGGAGCGCAGTCCGGTGAAAGATGTTGAAATTAAGGTGCTGTTAAAAAGCGCGTTGACAGATCAGATCGATGACCGCGCTCTGTTTATGAAAGGCATAGACGTCAGCTATTTCTATGAAGGCTATAGTGAATTTAAGACTGAGGAGCTGTAG
- a CDS encoding restriction endonuclease subunit S, which produces MSELSFMEKLMDGVEVEWKALGELAENLDSMRKPIKSGLRDSGKIPYYGASGIVDYVKDYIFDGDFLLVSEDGANLIARNTPIAFSISGKSWVNNHAHVLRFKTYAERRYIEYYLNSIDLTPYISGAAQPKLNKKNLESICIPNPSLEEKERIVRMLDAFTELTTELTTELTARKKQYNYYRDQLLSFEEGEMEWKALGEVLHMRAGKHISASKISPSYNDEYFYPCFGGNGVRGFVKEQSHDGEHLLIGRQGALCGNVQRMKGQFYATEHAVVVTTSNEIDIDWAFHVLTVMNLNQYASQSAQPGLAVGKLQGLKILLPTIDEQKRVAYILDKFDALTTSLTDGLPREIELRQKQYEYYRDLMLSFSKSKVEA; this is translated from the coding sequence ATGAGCGAATTGAGTTTTATGGAAAAGTTGATGGATGGGGTTGAGGTGGAGTGGAAGGCGTTGGGGGAACTCGCTGAAAATCTAGATTCAATGCGTAAACCGATTAAGAGTGGATTAAGAGATTCAGGTAAAATACCATATTACGGGGCATCGGGCATTGTTGATTATGTTAAAGATTATATCTTTGATGGTGACTTTTTACTTGTCTCCGAAGATGGTGCAAATTTGATCGCAAGGAATACACCAATAGCATTTAGTATTAGCGGAAAAAGTTGGGTGAACAATCACGCTCATGTGCTTAGGTTTAAGACATACGCTGAACGACGCTATATTGAGTATTATCTAAACAGCATTGATCTGACACCATACATCTCCGGTGCAGCACAGCCAAAGCTTAACAAAAAGAACTTGGAGAGCATTTGTATTCCAAACCCTTCTCTTGAAGAGAAAGAACGTATCGTCCGCATGCTGGACGCATTCACCGAGCTTACCACCGAGCTTACCACCGAGCTTACCGCTCGCAAAAAACAATACAACTATTATCGTGACCAGTTGTTGAGTTTTGAAGAAGGGGAAATGGAGTGGAAGGCGTTGGGGGAAGTGCTTCACATGCGTGCTGGAAAGCATATATCAGCAAGTAAAATCTCGCCAAGTTATAATGATGAATATTTTTATCCATGTTTCGGAGGTAATGGAGTTCGTGGCTTTGTTAAAGAGCAAAGCCATGATGGAGAGCATTTGCTAATTGGTAGGCAAGGTGCACTTTGCGGGAATGTTCAGCGAATGAAAGGTCAGTTTTATGCAACTGAACATGCTGTAGTTGTTACGACTAGTAATGAAATAGATATTGACTGGGCTTTCCATGTGCTAACCGTTATGAATTTAAACCAATATGCCTCTCAGTCTGCTCAACCTGGCCTCGCAGTAGGGAAATTACAAGGGTTAAAGATTCTTTTACCTACTATAGATGAGCAGAAACGCGTTGCATACATTCTAGATAAATTTGACGCCCTGACCACCTCCCTCACCGATGGTCTACCCCGCGAAATTGAATTGCGCCAAAAGCAATACGAGTATTACCGCGACTTGATGTTGAGTTTTTCCAAGTCTAAGGTAGAGGCGTAA
- a CDS encoding HsdR family type I site-specific deoxyribonuclease gives MISETKPIVESKNFIVLDKYTKEWEVCETYQSEYDLESELIADLQNQGYEYLSGLNSFEKMLSNVREQLQVLNTMQFSNDEWIRFVKNYLDKPSDSIVDKTRKIHDDYIHDFVFDDGHIQNIYLVDKKNIARNKVQVIKQFEQAGSHANRYDVTILVNGLPLVQIELKKRGVAIREAFNQVHRYSKESFNSEHSLYKYLQIFVISNGTDSRYFPNTTKRSKNSFDFTMNWAKADNSLIKDLKDFTATFLQKKTLLNVLLHYSVFDVTDTLLVMRPYQIAATERVLWKVKSSYEAKSWSDPESGGYIWHTTGSGKTLTSFKAARLATEVEFIDKVFFVVDRKDLDYQTMKEYQRFSPDSVNGSDSTLGLKRNLDKDDNKIIVTTIQKLNNLMKGESDLPIYNKQVVFIFDECHRSQFGEAQKNLKRKFKKFYQFGFTGTPIFPPNALGAETTQSVFGCELHSYVITDAIRDEKVLKFKVDYNDVRPHFKAIESELDEKKLNAAETPQALLHPDRVKEVTQYILNNFRQKTHRLKSGTKGFNSMFAVSSVDAAKLYYESFKQLQKDSDKPLKVATIFSFAANEEQDAIGDIADEGFELSAMDSSAKEFLSAAIADYNTLFKTNFGVDSRGFQNYYRDLAKRVKSQDVDLLIVVGMFLTGFDAHTLNTLFVDKNLRYHGLIQAYSRTNRIYDATKTFGNIVTFRDLEQATIDAITLFGDKNTKNVVLEKSYKEYMEGFTDVVTGEARRGYMEVVTELRRRFPNPDKIEKESDKKAFAKLFGEYLRVENVLQNYDEFASLKALQSVDMTDSEAVEAFKALHYLNDEELKAMQDIKMPADRKIQDYRSTYNDIRDWLRREKAGAEKAESTIDWDDVVFEVDLLKSQEINLDYILELIFENSKKVKDKAALVEDVRRVIRASLGNRAKENLLVDFINQTDLDRIGDKASVIDAFFTFAQAEQKREAEELIGSEDLNKDAAKRYLVTSLKREFASDNGTELNSVLPKMSPLNPQYLPKKHSVFQKIAAFVEKFKGVGGEV, from the coding sequence ATGATTAGTGAAACCAAACCAATTGTAGAATCAAAAAATTTCATTGTTTTAGACAAATATACCAAGGAATGGGAGGTCTGCGAAACCTACCAAAGTGAGTACGATTTAGAGTCTGAACTTATCGCTGACTTGCAAAATCAGGGCTACGAATATTTATCTGGCTTAAACTCTTTCGAAAAAATGTTGTCCAATGTGCGTGAACAGCTGCAGGTCTTGAACACGATGCAGTTTTCGAACGATGAATGGATACGCTTTGTCAAAAACTATCTGGATAAACCCAGCGATTCCATTGTCGATAAAACTCGTAAAATCCATGATGACTATATTCATGACTTTGTCTTTGATGACGGACATATACAGAACATATATCTTGTGGATAAGAAAAATATTGCCCGCAATAAAGTTCAGGTAATCAAACAGTTTGAGCAAGCAGGAAGCCACGCCAACCGTTATGATGTGACTATACTCGTTAACGGTTTGCCCTTGGTGCAGATTGAGTTGAAAAAACGCGGAGTGGCGATTCGTGAAGCCTTTAATCAGGTGCACCGTTACAGCAAGGAGAGCTTTAACAGCGAACATTCCTTGTATAAATATTTACAGATTTTTGTGATTTCAAACGGAACGGATAGTCGCTATTTTCCCAACACCACGAAGCGAAGTAAAAACAGCTTTGACTTCACCATGAACTGGGCAAAGGCCGACAATAGTCTAATCAAAGATCTGAAAGATTTTACGGCTACTTTTCTTCAGAAAAAAACTTTGCTTAATGTGCTGCTGCATTATTCGGTGTTTGATGTCACTGATACTCTGCTGGTGATGCGTCCGTATCAGATTGCGGCAACGGAGCGTGTCTTGTGGAAGGTGAAAAGCTCCTATGAAGCAAAGAGCTGGAGTGATCCCGAAAGCGGCGGTTATATCTGGCATACTACCGGTTCCGGCAAAACCTTAACCAGTTTTAAGGCGGCGCGTTTGGCGACTGAGGTGGAGTTCATTGATAAGGTGTTTTTTGTCGTCGACCGAAAAGATCTGGATTACCAAACCATGAAAGAATATCAGCGCTTTTCGCCTGATAGTGTGAATGGTTCTGACAGCACATTAGGTTTAAAGCGCAATCTGGATAAAGACGACAACAAGATTATTGTAACCACTATTCAGAAGCTTAACAACCTGATGAAAGGTGAAAGTGACCTGCCTATTTATAACAAGCAGGTGGTGTTTATTTTTGATGAATGTCATCGCAGTCAGTTTGGTGAAGCACAGAAAAACCTGAAGAGAAAATTTAAAAAGTTTTATCAGTTCGGTTTTACCGGCACGCCTATCTTTCCACCAAATGCCCTTGGTGCGGAGACCACGCAAAGCGTATTTGGCTGTGAGCTGCACTCGTATGTAATCACTGACGCCATTCGCGATGAAAAGGTCTTGAAGTTTAAGGTGGACTATAACGATGTACGTCCACACTTCAAGGCGATTGAAAGCGAGCTGGATGAGAAAAAGCTTAATGCGGCGGAAACCCCACAGGCCTTGTTGCACCCTGACCGTGTCAAGGAAGTCACGCAATATATCCTGAATAATTTTAGGCAGAAAACACATCGTCTAAAATCCGGTACGAAAGGCTTCAATTCCATGTTTGCCGTGAGTAGTGTGGATGCGGCTAAGCTTTACTACGAGTCGTTCAAGCAATTGCAAAAAGACAGTGATAAGCCACTTAAAGTGGCCACTATCTTTTCGTTTGCGGCCAATGAAGAGCAGGATGCTATAGGTGATATTGCGGATGAGGGTTTTGAGCTTTCAGCCATGGACAGCAGTGCTAAAGAGTTCTTAAGTGCGGCTATTGCCGACTATAACACCCTGTTTAAAACTAATTTTGGCGTGGACAGCAGAGGTTTCCAAAACTATTACCGCGACCTTGCTAAGCGTGTGAAAAGTCAGGATGTTGATCTACTGATTGTGGTGGGGATGTTTCTTACCGGCTTTGATGCTCATACGCTGAATACTCTGTTTGTTGATAAGAATTTGCGCTATCACGGCCTGATACAAGCCTATTCGCGTACCAATCGCATCTATGATGCCACCAAGACCTTTGGCAATATCGTCACCTTCCGTGATCTGGAGCAGGCCACGATCGATGCTATTACTCTGTTCGGCGATAAAAACACCAAAAACGTGGTTTTGGAGAAAAGTTATAAAGAGTACATGGAAGGCTTTACCGATGTGGTAACTGGTGAAGCACGACGCGGCTATATGGAAGTGGTAACAGAATTGCGGCGGCGTTTTCCCAACCCGGATAAGATTGAAAAAGAGTCAGACAAAAAAGCCTTCGCGAAACTGTTTGGCGAATATTTGCGGGTGGAGAATGTACTGCAAAACTACGATGAATTTGCCAGTCTGAAAGCTTTGCAAAGTGTAGACATGACCGACTCGGAAGCGGTTGAGGCATTTAAGGCCCTGCATTATTTAAACGATGAAGAATTAAAAGCTATGCAGGATATCAAGATGCCTGCTGATCGCAAAATTCAGGATTATCGCTCTACTTACAACGATATTCGCGATTGGTTACGCCGTGAAAAAGCAGGTGCAGAAAAAGCCGAGTCCACAATCGATTGGGATGATGTTGTCTTTGAAGTGGACCTGCTCAAATCTCAAGAGATTAACCTCGACTATATTCTGGAGCTAATTTTTGAAAACAGTAAGAAGGTTAAAGACAAGGCCGCGCTGGTTGAAGACGTGCGTCGAGTGATTCGTGCCAGCCTTGGCAATCGCGCAAAAGAGAATTTGTTGGTTGATTTTATCAACCAAACCGACCTTGACCGAATCGGTGATAAGGCCAGTGTTATTGATGCTTTTTTTACTTTTGCCCAAGCGGAACAAAAACGAGAAGCAGAAGAATTAATTGGCTCTGAAGATTTGAATAAAGATGCTGCAAAACGTTATCTCGTTACCTCATTAAAGAGGGAGTTTGCCAGTGACAATGGAACAGAGCTCAATTCCGTTCTGCCTAAGATGAGCCCACTAAACCCACAGTATCTTCCCAAAAAACATAGTGTTTTCCAAAAAATAGCCGCTTTTGTTGAAAAATTTAAGGGCGTGGGTGGCGAGGTTTAA
- a CDS encoding MoxR family ATPase yields MDYFWDEKHKFAIKAAIKAKRPLLVRGEPGVGKSTLAKAAAFNLLNRYYISETVTASTEANDLLWQFDAVQRLGDAQVSKSDSTITLDKEKYIAPGILWWAYQPEEALKRYGDCSGGCSPSIKIMEELRIGNENSKSDSGTRTNGWVVLIDEIDKADANVPNSLLEAFAENGFTVPYLKNAVELDTDLGQPLIIITTNEDRQLPPAFLRRCFVLHMEIPDESDEAVKWLLDRAGACSDIDVDPKTLQYLAVKVVDDRERSSGPHRPGLSEFLDLARVFSLSPKISSAELGESFSFVLQKNAR; encoded by the coding sequence ATGGATTATTTTTGGGATGAAAAGCATAAATTTGCAATCAAGGCCGCGATTAAAGCAAAACGCCCTTTACTTGTTCGCGGGGAGCCTGGTGTGGGCAAAAGCACGCTTGCTAAAGCTGCGGCATTTAATTTGCTGAACAGGTATTATATTTCTGAGACTGTAACCGCAAGCACTGAGGCAAACGATCTGCTTTGGCAGTTCGATGCGGTTCAACGCCTTGGAGACGCACAGGTATCAAAATCAGATAGCACGATCACACTCGACAAAGAGAAGTATATTGCTCCAGGAATATTATGGTGGGCATACCAGCCAGAAGAAGCGTTAAAGCGGTATGGAGATTGTTCAGGAGGATGTTCTCCCTCAATTAAAATAATGGAAGAATTGAGAATTGGTAATGAAAATTCTAAAAGTGATTCTGGCACTAGGACCAATGGGTGGGTTGTTCTGATCGACGAAATAGACAAGGCGGATGCTAACGTACCGAATTCGTTGCTGGAAGCTTTTGCAGAGAATGGTTTTACAGTCCCATATTTAAAGAATGCGGTGGAGTTAGATACTGATTTGGGCCAGCCTCTTATAATAATTACTACGAATGAGGACCGGCAGCTTCCTCCTGCATTCTTGCGCCGTTGTTTTGTTCTTCATATGGAAATACCGGACGAGTCAGATGAGGCCGTTAAATGGTTGCTGGATCGTGCTGGGGCGTGCAGTGATATTGATGTTGATCCTAAGACGTTGCAGTATCTTGCTGTAAAGGTTGTTGATGATCGGGAGAGAAGTTCGGGGCCACATAGGCCAGGCTTGAGCGAATTTTTGGATCTTGCCCGTGTTTTTTCGTTGTCGCCCAAGATCTCCTCGGCAGAATTGGGAGAAAGCTTTTCCTTTGTCCTTCAAAAAAACGCGCGATAG